In Salmo trutta chromosome 24, fSalTru1.1, whole genome shotgun sequence, the DNA window taactatttggacataaattatgaactttgtcaaaagaaaccacatttgttctggacctgggatctctggcagcgccttctgatggagataatcaaaggtaaggggatatttagaatgttattatcgatattagatgatgctaatgctaacggtatagcttagcttagcttagcatatagcttattgttgttagcatagtacccagtttatgcaaaatgtgatttcccagtaaagttattttgagatctggccattcggtagcaattacgagatgataatatattattctttgaatgacaatattataatttaccaatgttttcgaatagtaattccgtgatttgtaatgctggattcactgggtgcattcgagccgaaaaaaattctgaatttcaccgcgactgtaaatgctgtttttggatataaatatgaacttgatggaactaaaaatgcatgtattgtataacataatgtcctatgagtgtcatctgatgcagattgtcaaaggtaagtgcataattctagctagttttctgtctgttgatgcccttctttgaattggctaaacattacacgcagctattgtcaatgtactctcctcacataacctaactttatgcattctccgtaatgcctctgaaaatcggacagcgtggttagatttaggagatatatctttcaaatggaggaaaatagttgattatttgattttttgaaatgattactcttgcagttttgaattccccgccatggtcacatgacaatgaatcccaataccgggataagatcgggataagatcctcaacaggttttaaggcaagcctaaataagttcagcacacacaaaatccaagaggaaaacctggttcagtctgctttccaacacactgggagatgaattcacctttcacctgaacaataacctaaaacacaattcCAAATCTATATGGGAGTTGCTGACCAAGAAGACAGAGTTAAAGTTTTttcttaaatcagcttgaaaatctattgcaagacttgCAAATGGCTGTCTTTCAATGATCaccaatcaacttgacagagcttgaagaatgtttttaagaataatgggcaaatattgtaacAGTCTAATGAAGTATACCCCTGGATTTACAGCATAATGAAGTATCCCCTGGATTTACAGCATAATGAGTCTACCCCTGGATTTACAGCATAATGAAGTATCCCCTGGATTTACAGCATAATGAGTCTACCCCTGGATTTACAGCATAATGAAGTCTACCCCTGGATTTACAGCATAATGAAGTATACCCCTGGATTTACAGCATAATGAAGTCTACCCCTGGATTTACAGCATAATGAGTCTACCCCTGGATTTACAGCATAATGAAGTCTACCCCTGGATTTACAGCATAATGAAGTATACCCCTGGATTTACAGCATAATGAAGTCTACCCCTGGATTTGCAGCATAATGAAGTCTACCCCTGGATTTACAGCATAATGAAGTCTACCCCTGGATTTACAGCATAATGAGTCTACCCCTGGATTTACAGCATAATGAAGTCTACCCCTGGATTTACAGCATAATGAAGTATCCCCTGGATTTACAGCATAATGAGTCTACCCCTGGATTTACAGCATAATGAAGTATACCCCCGTGTTAACATGCTTATGAAGTATACCCCTGGATGTACAGTATAATTATGTATACATCTGGATTTACAGTCTAATGAAGTCTACAGTATACCACTGGATTTACTGTCTAATGAAGTCTACAGTATACCCCTGGATTTACAGTATATTGAAACACTTTATTACCCTGGATTTACAGTCTAATGAAGCACCCACCGTCTCAAACTGCTGGACGCAGTCTTCCCCTGGATTTACAGTCTAATGATGTATACCCCTGGAAATACAGTCTAATGAAGTCTACATCTGGATTTAAAATCTAATGAAGTATACCCCTGGATTTACAATCTAATGATGTATACCCCTGGAAATACAGTCTAATAAAGTCTACCCCCTGGATTTTGAATTTATTGGTACAACTGTCCTACCTTATTGTCAGATCACATCACTTCAGAAGATAAATCTTTTCACGCTTAATTTTATGGATTAGTAGACTAAACAATTTCAGCAAGAGACCCTGCATTCTGTTACATTTTCCCAGACTAAATAAGTGGTATGCTTTGGGAAATGATCTGGATGTTTGTGACATTTAATTCATAATTGTATAGGGGTAAATGAAAGGATTGACGCACACAATGAGTAAGCATTGACAATATTTTAAAATCACGAGTTAAGAAATACAAATATTTTCTAATAATATTATTCTAAAGTACATTAATGTATTTTTACAAATATTATATCGGTTCAACATGTAAAATATTAACCAATGTGTGACAAAGATTTGGCTTTAGAAAACGTTACATTTCATAGTAAAAGcagtaattgataaaaaaaacggAGAATGTGGTACATGCCATTACCGTACAGCTACACCAATCAAAACTGAAAGAAAAAAGTATATACAATATGCAATGTGCCTTATTAAGCAGACAGGTACAGGTAAttaccaacataaagtgtcttaatggGGCGTTGGGCACCACGGGCCAGAACAACTTCAATGAAccttggtatagattctacaagtgtctggaactctattggagggatgtgacaccattcttccacaagacaTTCCAacgtttggtgttttgttgatggtggtggaaaacgatTGTCTCAAGCGCCGCTCCACAATCTCCCGTAAAGTgttaaattgggttgagatctggtgtcTGAGACGGTGTCTGAGACGGCCAtgacatatggtttacatcgtttttcatatctcatcaaaccattcagtgaccactcgtgccctgtggatggcggcattgtcatcctatgtaGGATTAGCCATGGTAGCcgaaataatggcctgcccagcatttttctATATATGACCTTAATCATGATGCTAATTGCTTAAtcaactcaggaaccacacctgtgtggaagcgtATGTTTCAAAATCATTTGTATCCCACATTTACTCGTGTTTCCActattttgacagttacctgtatattcGTACACAACATGTTAGGCATTTATGATATCTATTTatgcatgcattatttttttttatatatatatattttttaaagctaTCCATTAATCACCTCTTCAATCCAGGACTTAAAGAAGGAAATGTTTATGTACACACGGGGGAATTTACGATCATCACATTTCAGTGGATTACGAAAAGAAGCAACAATACCCTGTGCCACGTTCTTGTTCTTGCAAATAACAGGTCCACCTGAATCTCCCTGGGAAAAGGcacatgaaaacaaacatttgtaaGTAAGTAGTGTATTGTACATACTGCTGGAACAGGAAAAGTAGATCTCATCTTTTTCCAACTAACACCACTATCATTCCGTGTTGTTTCAAACTGTACTTGTCAAATTATTTGATTCAAATGTTTGTTATTTACCTGACAAAAGCCTTTCTGTCCATCATCAGTGCATATCATTTGGCTACTTATAAAGTAATCTTTCCACTTATTTACGCATTCAAAGTTGAACTGCATCGTGACTTCAACTTCCATCAAAACATCTGCAGCACCAGATGTTTTATCTGGTTTAGTCTTGCCCCAGCCAGAGACAGAGCACTTGGTTCTGGCTGGGATATGTTTAACTTTATCGGGTAGTCCAATGACCTTCACATACTCGTTCAGAAATGCATTGGTATGTAACTGTAAAAGAAAAACATTCTATGAATTAAAGGTACATGTAAATATAATATCTATAAGCATCACTTGACCAGCTAAGGTGGAACAAAGAGCCAAAAGTGGCTCACTAGACAGATATTAATGTTGTTGATGTCTGTAAGCAGGACATTGTGTATGATAAAGTTATATTAGTGAGTTTACTGTcctaacaaaaaaaacattaacaATAGAGAAAAGAGAAATGAAATATGTCTGAGACATACCTTCAGTAGCATGATGTCGTAACTTAACTGAGTTATATTCTCATGTAAGGGATGCCGATGGTAATGTGACACTTTCCTCTCTTGCcgactcttcttctcttctttggTTAGGTTGTGAGCTCCAAGGACCACCGTTAAAGGATAAGCACTAAAATAAAACAATCAAAACGAGTCACATTAAACAACAAGATAGTCAACATTGAGTTATTACTCAAACATGCCCCTCAAGAGACATGTAACATGATGCATTTGATGCATGATGCGTTATTGACTCACTCTTTCAAGCAGTGTGCTGAAGTCAGGACAAAGTCCTCCCGGATGAGCATTCCTCCACAAACATGGTGTCCTCTGTGTTGCAGAGAGACCATATAGGGCCTAGAGTGGGGCTTAGCTATCTTACCACCCACAATACCACTCTCAGAGGCTCCTTCgaaggagggggaaagaggataTCATGTTAACTATGTCTTCAGGGACACACAAGGAgcaaaaaaacataatttgtGTTCAATTAGGTTAACAATTAGCTACCTCCTTTACTGTCTGCTACCAAGTGATTATTTATAGAGAATAATCTGCTATACCTTCTTTACTGTCTATTACCTAGTGATTATTTATAGAGAATAATCAGCTGTACCTTCTTTACTGTCTGCTACCAAGTGATTATTTATAGAGAATAATCAGCTGTACCTTCTTTACCAGCTGGTTCTTCGTAGATATATAATGTATAGAATAGATCAACTCACCAGCGGAGGAAaggagttggaggaggaggatgaggaggtacAGGTACATGGTGGTGGACTGGCAGAGATCTAGATGATTTGAGAGACTGCAGGTTTCTCCTCTCTATATATACCACCTTTACATAATCTACCCCCTTCCATACtacccacatacacacaacaagaaGGGTCTGGTGGTCTCTTTCATACTGAAAGTGAAAGCTGAGGTAAAGTGAGATGG includes these proteins:
- the LOC115161404 gene encoding mast cell protease 1A-like — its product is MYLYLLILLLQLLSSAGASESGIVGGKIAKPHSRPYMVSLQHRGHHVCGGMLIREDFVLTSAHCLKDAYPLTVVLGAHNLTKEEKKSRQERKVSHYHRHPLHENITQLSYDIMLLKLHTNAFLNEYVKVIGLPDKVKHIPARTKCSVSGWGKTKPDKTSGAADVLMEVEVTMQFNFECVNKWKDYFISSQMICTDDGQKGFCQGDSGGPVICKNKNVAQGIVASFRNPLKCDDRKFPRVYINISFFKSWIEEVING